In Erigeron canadensis isolate Cc75 chromosome 1, C_canadensis_v1, whole genome shotgun sequence, a single window of DNA contains:
- the LOC122584685 gene encoding E3 ubiquitin-protein ligase RHA2A-like translates to MGLQNQLTDISSDSVPVFLLAVIANGVSYLRSLLYTFLHTLGIISRHQSDHDVMDDSLFFDAVGSGLAGLILLADQLNLNNVISYKYQTTSDLVANNHNFTECVVCLNTLTNGEQVRKLDCHHVFHKECFDGWLDHLNFNCPLCRSPLVSDERVAITRRRLADDVMDWFSLRW, encoded by the coding sequence ATGGGTTTACAAAACCAGCTAACCGATATTTCATCAGATTCCGTTCCGGTTTTCCTTCTGGCAGTAATAGCAAACGGAGTTTCTTACCTCCGTTCACTCCTCTACACTTTCTTACACACACTCGGCATCATTTCACGTCACCAATCCGATCATGACGTCATGGACGATTCCCTTTTCTTCGATGCTGTTGGGTCCGGTTTAGCCGGACTTATTTTATTGGCAGACCAACTTAACCTCAACAATGTTATCTCATACAAGTATCAAACAACATCGGATCTTGTCGCAAATAACCATAATTTCACAGAATGTGTCGTTTGTTTGAACACGCTTACTAACGGCGAACAAGTTCGTAAGTTGGATTGTCACCATGTCTTTCATAAAGAGTGTTTTGATGGCTGGCTTGATCATCTTAATTTCAACTGCCCACTTTGTCGGTCTCCTTTGGTTTCTGATGAGCGCGTGGCCATCACGCGCCGCCGCTTGGCTGATGACGTCATGGATTGGTTCTCTCTCAGATGGTGA
- the LOC122599249 gene encoding DExH-box ATP-dependent RNA helicase DExH5, mitochondrial-like isoform X2 — protein MPVGDRESPSAKEYSTAYSTTRMADGWRMLQFRKSLPAYKEKEAIVNAILKHQVVIISGETGCGKTTQVPQFILESEIESIRGATCSIICTQPRRISAMSVSERIATERGEKLGETVGYKVRLEGIKGRDTRLLFCTTGYLLRRLLVDRDLKGVTHVIVDEIHERGMNEDFLLIVLKELLPRRPELRVILMSATLDAQLFSSYFGGVPLVQIPGFMHPVRTYYLEDVLEKSGYRLTAENQIDDYGQDRTWKSNKQFIRKRKSQIASAVEEALGTAEFKDYSQQTRDSMSCWNPDCIGFNLIEFLLCNICQNEKPGAVLVFLTGWDDISSLRDKLQAHYLLGDTSQVLLLACHGSMASTEQRLIFEKPEGGVRKIVLATNIAETSITIDDVVFVIDCGKAKETSYDALNNTPCLLPSWISKVSAKQRRGRAGRVQPGECYHLYPRCVYDAFADYQLPEILRTPLQSLCLQIKSLKLGSISEFLSKALQSPELLAVQNAIEYLKIIGALDESENLTVLGRYLTMLPMEPKLGKMIILGAVLNCLDPILTIVAGLSVRDPFLAPLDKKDLAEAAKAQFSRDFSDHLALVRAFEGWKAAEYALTGYEYCWKNFLSAQSMKAIDSLRREFQSLLKDTGLIDSNMISYNTWSYDENLLRAVICYGLYPGICSVVHNEKSFSLKTMEDGPVHLHSNSVNARDSKIPYPWLVFNEKIKVNSIFLRDSTAVSDSVLLLFGGSILKGDMDGHLKMMGGYLEFFMEPAIAGMYQSLRRELDELFQCKLLNPRMDLHTHHELISAVRLLLPGDKCHGSFVFNRQVLYNNSIPYIGSAPPPPPVVSRVESGPGGDNSKGQLQTLLTRAGHSIPSYRTTQLANNQFRSVCEFNGMQFMGRPCQTKKQAEKDAAAEALDRLMSNKQAGHDFIGNTSTMLKKSKKNPD, from the exons ATGCCAGTTGGCGATAGGGAAAGTCCTTCAGCAAAGGAGTATTCAACTGCATACTCAACAACAAGAATGGCAG ATGGTTGGAGGATGCTGCAATTTCGTAAAAGCCTTCCCGCTTACAAAGAAAAAGAGGCAATAGTGAATGCCATTTTAAAGCATCAG GTTGTAATCATCTCAGGTGAAACTGGTTGTGGGAAGACAACACAGGTTCCTCAGTTTATTTTAGAATCAGAGATTGAATCTATTCGTGGGGCCACATGTAGTATCATTTGCACTCAGCCTCGACGCATATCTGCTATGTCTGTTTCAGAAAGAATTGCCACCGAGAGAGGGGAGAAGTTGGGTGAAACT GTTGGATATAAAGTTCGTTTAGAAGGTATAAAAGGAAGAGATACCCGCTTGCTATTCTGTACCACCGGATATTTGTTGAGAAGATTACTGGTTGATAGGGACTTAAAGGGTGTTACTCATGTTATTGTAGACGAGATTCACGAGCGTGGCATGAATGAAG attttctTCTTATTGTCCTCAAAGAACTACTTCCTCGTCGCCCGGAACTAAGGGTCATTTTGATGAGTGCCACCCTGGATGCACAATTATTTTCATCCTACTTTGGTGGCGTTCCGTTGGTCCAAATTCCG GGTTTTATGCATCCGGTGCGTACCTATTATCTTGAAGATGTGTTGGAGAAATCTGGGTACAGATTAACAGCAGAAAATCAGATTGATGATTATGGCCAGGATAGAACATGGAAATCAAATAAACAGTTtataagaaagagaaaaagcCAAATTGCCTCAGCTGTTGAG GAAGCGCTTGGAACTGCTGAATTCAAGGATTACAGTCAACAAACAAGGGATTCAATGTCCTGTTGGAATCCTGATTGCATAGGTTTTAACCTCATAGAATTCTTACTGTGCAATATATGTCAGAATGAAAAGCCCGGTGCTGTGTTAGTATTTCTGACTGGGTGGGATGACATAAGTTCTCTCAGAGACAAACTACAAGCACATTACCTCCTGGGAGATACGAGTCAAGTTTTGTTGCTAGCATGCCATGGTTCTATGGCCAGCACAGAGCAG AGGTTGATATTTGAAAAGCCAGAAGGTGGGGTGAGGAAAATAGTTTTGGCTACAAATATCGCTGAAACAAGTATTACAATAGATGATGTGGTATTTGTTATCGACTGTGGAAAAGCCAAAGAGACATCGTATGATGCTCTTAACAATACACCTTGTCTGCTTCCTTCCTGGATATCCAAGGTTTCTGCTAAACAA AGGCGAGGGCGTGCAGGTCGTGTTCAGCCTGGAGAGTGTTATCATCTATATCCTAGATGCGTCTATGATGCTTTTGCAGATTATCAATTGCCAGAAATACTAAGGACTCCTCTGCAGTCACTTTGTCTTCAAatcaaaagtttaaaactaGGAAGTATTTCTGAATTCTTATCCAAAGCTTTACAGTCCCCTGAGTTACTAGCG GTTCAAAATGCCATCGAATATCTCAAGATTATTGGTGCTTTAGATGAGAGTGAAAATCTGACTGTATTAG GTCGTTATCTGACAATGCTTCCTATGGAGCCGAAACTTGGGAAAATGATTATACTCGGCGCAGTTCTTAATTGCCTAGACCCTATACTTACTATTGTTGCTGGTCTTAGTGTCAGAGATCCATTTTTGGCACCTCTAGACAAGAAGGAC TTGGCAGAGGCAGCCAAAGCACAGTTTTCTCGTGATTTTAGTGACCATCTTGCTCTTGTGAGGGCATTTGAGGGTTGGAAAGCAGCTGAGTATGCACTTACTGGATACGAGTACTGCTGGAAAAATTTCCTCTCTGCGCAATCAATGAAAGCTATTGATTCTCTGCGTAGGGAATTTCAGTCGTTGCTAAAAGATACTGGTCTTATTGACAGCAATATGATCAGTTACAACACTTGGAGCTATGATGAAAATCTCCTACGGGCAGTTATATGTTATGGCTTGTATCCAGGAATTTGCTCTGTCGTG CACAATGAAAAGTCGTTTTCACTGAAAACAATGGAGGATGGTCCAGTGCATCTACACTCT AACTCGGTTAATGCACGTGATTCCAAAATTCCTTACCCTTGGCTAGTCTTCAATGAAAAGATCAAAGTGAACTCCATTTTTCTTCGAGATTCAACAGCTGTGTCTGATTCAGTTCTACTTTTATTTGGTGGAAGCATTTTGAAAGGCGATATG GATGGCCACTTGAAAATGATGGGAGGATACTTGGAGTTCTTTATGGAACCTGCGATAGCGGGAATGTATCAAAGCTTAAGACGAGAGCTTGATGAGTTATTTCAGTGCAAA CTATTGAATCCCAGAATGGACCTGCACACGCACCACGAGCTTATATCTGCCGTGCGTTTGCTGCTTCCTGGAGATAAATGTCATGGCAGTTTTGTTTTTAACCGACAGGTGCTATATAATAATTCAATACCTTATATTGGATCagcacctccaccaccaccggtAGTCTCCCGGGTAGAAAGTGGACCTGGTGGTGACAACTCTAAAGGGCAACTCCAAACATTGCTTACCCGGGCTGGTCATTCCATTCCAAGCTATCGAACCACCCAACTAGCAAACAATCAGTTTAGGTCCGTGTGTGAATTCAATGGCATGCAGTTTATGGGTCGCCCTTGCCAGACAAAGAAACAAGCAGAAAAAGATGCTGCCGCCGAGGCTTTAGATCGGCTCATGAGTAACAAGCAAGCAGGCCATGATTTTATTGGTAATACGTCTACAATGCTGAAGAAAAGCAAGAAGAATCCCGACTAA
- the LOC122599249 gene encoding DExH-box ATP-dependent RNA helicase DExH5, mitochondrial-like isoform X1 produces the protein MKDLQRPSSSSSYGSVYVPPHHRLRSVITTSAFSTDTTPAVVNNTNGNSVISSYHHSNGSNNSYNDNSNGNGNSILANPNSFHQQQSKVQVNGNGSFQVSDRGFEFSFDPGATTSDIDSWKWRLTTLLQSKDKQELVSREKKDRRIYEGISALATKMGLHSHLYTKVLVVSKVPLPNYRFDLDDKRPQREVSLPPGLKSRVDVHLRDYLSYKASCINSSQDDLFSRISSNGDAVTDEGLFDQPELPFQCQLAIGKVLQQRSIQLHTQQQEWQDSSDGWRMLQFRKSLPAYKEKEAIVNAILKHQVVIISGETGCGKTTQVPQFILESEIESIRGATCSIICTQPRRISAMSVSERIATERGEKLGETVGYKVRLEGIKGRDTRLLFCTTGYLLRRLLVDRDLKGVTHVIVDEIHERGMNEDFLLIVLKELLPRRPELRVILMSATLDAQLFSSYFGGVPLVQIPGFMHPVRTYYLEDVLEKSGYRLTAENQIDDYGQDRTWKSNKQFIRKRKSQIASAVEEALGTAEFKDYSQQTRDSMSCWNPDCIGFNLIEFLLCNICQNEKPGAVLVFLTGWDDISSLRDKLQAHYLLGDTSQVLLLACHGSMASTEQRLIFEKPEGGVRKIVLATNIAETSITIDDVVFVIDCGKAKETSYDALNNTPCLLPSWISKVSAKQRRGRAGRVQPGECYHLYPRCVYDAFADYQLPEILRTPLQSLCLQIKSLKLGSISEFLSKALQSPELLAVQNAIEYLKIIGALDESENLTVLGRYLTMLPMEPKLGKMIILGAVLNCLDPILTIVAGLSVRDPFLAPLDKKDLAEAAKAQFSRDFSDHLALVRAFEGWKAAEYALTGYEYCWKNFLSAQSMKAIDSLRREFQSLLKDTGLIDSNMISYNTWSYDENLLRAVICYGLYPGICSVVHNEKSFSLKTMEDGPVHLHSNSVNARDSKIPYPWLVFNEKIKVNSIFLRDSTAVSDSVLLLFGGSILKGDMDGHLKMMGGYLEFFMEPAIAGMYQSLRRELDELFQCKLLNPRMDLHTHHELISAVRLLLPGDKCHGSFVFNRQVLYNNSIPYIGSAPPPPPVVSRVESGPGGDNSKGQLQTLLTRAGHSIPSYRTTQLANNQFRSVCEFNGMQFMGRPCQTKKQAEKDAAAEALDRLMSNKQAGHDFIGNTSTMLKKSKKNPD, from the exons ATGAAAGACTTACAGCGTCCGTCGTCGTCTTCATCGTACGGTTCCGTCTACGTTCCGCCGCATCACCGCCTTCGCTCCGTCATCACTACATctgccttttccaccgatactaCCCCTGCCGTTGTTAACAATACTAACGGAAATTCTGTTATTAGTTCTTATCATCATAGTAATGGTAGTAACAATAGTTATAACGATAACAGTAATGGTAATGGTAATAGTATTTTAGCAAACCCTAATTCCTTTCACCAGCAACAGAGTAAGGTGCAGGTTAATGGAAACGGCTCGTTTCAAGTATCCGATCGAGGTTTCGAGTTCTCATTTGATCCC GGTGCTACCACATCTGATATAGATTCTTGGAAGTGGAGACTAACAACACTACTGCAAAGCAAGGATAAACAAGAGCTGGTTTCAAGGGAAAAAAAAGACAGACGTATTTATGAAGGAATTTCAGCCTTGGCAACTAAAATGGGTTTGCATAG CCATTTGTATACCAAAGTGCTTGTTGTTAGCAAGGTTCCGTTGCCAAACTATCGTTTTGATTTAGATGATAAACGGCCCCAGAGGGAG GTGTCCTTGCCTCCGGGTTTGAAAAGTAGAGTTGATGTGCATCTAAGGGATTACCTATCTTATAAGGCTAGTTGTATTAACAGTTCTCAAGATGATTTGTTCTCAAGAATAAGTAGCAATGGAGATGCTGTTACTGATGAAGGACTCTTTGACCAACCAGAGCTGCCTTTTCAATGCCAGTTGGCGATAGGGAAAGTCCTTCAGCAAAGGAGTATTCAACTGCATACTCAACAACAAGAATGGCAG GACTCTTCAGATGGTTGGAGGATGCTGCAATTTCGTAAAAGCCTTCCCGCTTACAAAGAAAAAGAGGCAATAGTGAATGCCATTTTAAAGCATCAG GTTGTAATCATCTCAGGTGAAACTGGTTGTGGGAAGACAACACAGGTTCCTCAGTTTATTTTAGAATCAGAGATTGAATCTATTCGTGGGGCCACATGTAGTATCATTTGCACTCAGCCTCGACGCATATCTGCTATGTCTGTTTCAGAAAGAATTGCCACCGAGAGAGGGGAGAAGTTGGGTGAAACT GTTGGATATAAAGTTCGTTTAGAAGGTATAAAAGGAAGAGATACCCGCTTGCTATTCTGTACCACCGGATATTTGTTGAGAAGATTACTGGTTGATAGGGACTTAAAGGGTGTTACTCATGTTATTGTAGACGAGATTCACGAGCGTGGCATGAATGAAG attttctTCTTATTGTCCTCAAAGAACTACTTCCTCGTCGCCCGGAACTAAGGGTCATTTTGATGAGTGCCACCCTGGATGCACAATTATTTTCATCCTACTTTGGTGGCGTTCCGTTGGTCCAAATTCCG GGTTTTATGCATCCGGTGCGTACCTATTATCTTGAAGATGTGTTGGAGAAATCTGGGTACAGATTAACAGCAGAAAATCAGATTGATGATTATGGCCAGGATAGAACATGGAAATCAAATAAACAGTTtataagaaagagaaaaagcCAAATTGCCTCAGCTGTTGAG GAAGCGCTTGGAACTGCTGAATTCAAGGATTACAGTCAACAAACAAGGGATTCAATGTCCTGTTGGAATCCTGATTGCATAGGTTTTAACCTCATAGAATTCTTACTGTGCAATATATGTCAGAATGAAAAGCCCGGTGCTGTGTTAGTATTTCTGACTGGGTGGGATGACATAAGTTCTCTCAGAGACAAACTACAAGCACATTACCTCCTGGGAGATACGAGTCAAGTTTTGTTGCTAGCATGCCATGGTTCTATGGCCAGCACAGAGCAG AGGTTGATATTTGAAAAGCCAGAAGGTGGGGTGAGGAAAATAGTTTTGGCTACAAATATCGCTGAAACAAGTATTACAATAGATGATGTGGTATTTGTTATCGACTGTGGAAAAGCCAAAGAGACATCGTATGATGCTCTTAACAATACACCTTGTCTGCTTCCTTCCTGGATATCCAAGGTTTCTGCTAAACAA AGGCGAGGGCGTGCAGGTCGTGTTCAGCCTGGAGAGTGTTATCATCTATATCCTAGATGCGTCTATGATGCTTTTGCAGATTATCAATTGCCAGAAATACTAAGGACTCCTCTGCAGTCACTTTGTCTTCAAatcaaaagtttaaaactaGGAAGTATTTCTGAATTCTTATCCAAAGCTTTACAGTCCCCTGAGTTACTAGCG GTTCAAAATGCCATCGAATATCTCAAGATTATTGGTGCTTTAGATGAGAGTGAAAATCTGACTGTATTAG GTCGTTATCTGACAATGCTTCCTATGGAGCCGAAACTTGGGAAAATGATTATACTCGGCGCAGTTCTTAATTGCCTAGACCCTATACTTACTATTGTTGCTGGTCTTAGTGTCAGAGATCCATTTTTGGCACCTCTAGACAAGAAGGAC TTGGCAGAGGCAGCCAAAGCACAGTTTTCTCGTGATTTTAGTGACCATCTTGCTCTTGTGAGGGCATTTGAGGGTTGGAAAGCAGCTGAGTATGCACTTACTGGATACGAGTACTGCTGGAAAAATTTCCTCTCTGCGCAATCAATGAAAGCTATTGATTCTCTGCGTAGGGAATTTCAGTCGTTGCTAAAAGATACTGGTCTTATTGACAGCAATATGATCAGTTACAACACTTGGAGCTATGATGAAAATCTCCTACGGGCAGTTATATGTTATGGCTTGTATCCAGGAATTTGCTCTGTCGTG CACAATGAAAAGTCGTTTTCACTGAAAACAATGGAGGATGGTCCAGTGCATCTACACTCT AACTCGGTTAATGCACGTGATTCCAAAATTCCTTACCCTTGGCTAGTCTTCAATGAAAAGATCAAAGTGAACTCCATTTTTCTTCGAGATTCAACAGCTGTGTCTGATTCAGTTCTACTTTTATTTGGTGGAAGCATTTTGAAAGGCGATATG GATGGCCACTTGAAAATGATGGGAGGATACTTGGAGTTCTTTATGGAACCTGCGATAGCGGGAATGTATCAAAGCTTAAGACGAGAGCTTGATGAGTTATTTCAGTGCAAA CTATTGAATCCCAGAATGGACCTGCACACGCACCACGAGCTTATATCTGCCGTGCGTTTGCTGCTTCCTGGAGATAAATGTCATGGCAGTTTTGTTTTTAACCGACAGGTGCTATATAATAATTCAATACCTTATATTGGATCagcacctccaccaccaccggtAGTCTCCCGGGTAGAAAGTGGACCTGGTGGTGACAACTCTAAAGGGCAACTCCAAACATTGCTTACCCGGGCTGGTCATTCCATTCCAAGCTATCGAACCACCCAACTAGCAAACAATCAGTTTAGGTCCGTGTGTGAATTCAATGGCATGCAGTTTATGGGTCGCCCTTGCCAGACAAAGAAACAAGCAGAAAAAGATGCTGCCGCCGAGGCTTTAGATCGGCTCATGAGTAACAAGCAAGCAGGCCATGATTTTATTGGTAATACGTCTACAATGCTGAAGAAAAGCAAGAAGAATCCCGACTAA
- the LOC122592275 gene encoding F-box/kelch-repeat protein At3g06240-like, whose protein sequence is MGMAFEDEKQSKTSKPLQVCIATYGDPSRNLVQASCNIGIDHPFKSTVWVVGSCNGLLCLRLRDYTYCIWNPSTRRSSTCRFDFDLRPKVQWDFGIGFGYDESTDDYKVVELCYKHEHTLMMHMHIYSLKSGKWKSFSQYYQGFISYYNGTFFNGVLHWLAGINQVALSSIATLDLATGTYCGFSHLPYDDDDDDDKGSIRIPQLGVYGEWLCVLYTYLGKHGDLWVMKEYGVKDSWVKLFSIPYPTGCKNPFDGFFVPLCFLDDGRIFLQCGTISVVHDPKNSSSLEIQNVDKWWDVITFVESLVSPAVIP, encoded by the exons ATGGGAATGGCCTTCGAAGACGAGAAACAGTCAAAGACATCAAAACCATTGCAAGTTTGTATTGCTACGTACGGAGATCCTTCAAGAAATCTTGTTCAGGCTTCCTGTAATATCGGT ATTGATCATCCATTCAAATCAACTGTTTGGGTTGTTGGTTCTTGCAATGGGTTGTTATGCCTACGTTTAAGGGATTATACTTATTGTATCTGGAATCCGAGTACAAGAAGATCATCTACATGTCGCTTTGATTTTGACTTGCGGCCTAAGGTGCAATGGGATTTTGGTATTGGCTTTGGGTATGATGAGTCCACCGATGATTACAAAGTTGTTGAATTATGTTATAAGCATGAACATACCTTAATGAtgcatatgcatatatattcgTTGAAATCTGGAAAATGGAAGAGCTTTAGTCAATATTATCAAGGTTTTATATCGTATTATAACGGTACCTTCTTCAATGGAGTTCTTCACTGGTTGGCTGGTATCAACCAAGTTGCTTTGAGCAGTATAGCCACTTTAGATTTAGCGACAGGGACTTACTGCGGATTTTCCCATCTTccctatgatgatgatgatgatgatgataaaggCTCAATACGCATTCCGCAACTTGGGGTTTATGGAGAATGGCTCTGTGTGCTGTATACTTACCTAGGAAAGCATGGCGATTTGTGGGTGATGAAGGAATATGGAGTGAAAGACTCTTGGGTTAAATTGTTTTCCATACCATATCCAACCGGTTGTAAGAATCCATTTGATGGATTTTTTGTACCATTGTGTTTTTTAGATGATGGGAGAATTTTCTTGCAATGCGGGACAATATCCGTTGTGCATGATCCGAAGAATAGTTCTTCGTTGGAAATTCAGAACGTTGATAAATGGTGGGACGTAATTACCTTTGTTGAGAGCTTGGTTTCACCAGCAGTTATTCCCTGA
- the LOC122585784 gene encoding DNA replication complex GINS protein PSF3-like yields MAQYYDLDDILADEELVPVVFLEAVNGIGLVDSTETVRVEPKSKAELPFWLAKELHLRQAVSVSVPPCYNNKTREEIGADGAHVDLRSRCSYFYELGCKIVQLIGDKTIGSLLLVAFQTRYKEVLIKAHTAASVLTPKYLSLLTKEETKLYDAAKSSAVAFKTWRMGGPRLQKASVLGRKRKPLGE; encoded by the exons ATGGCTCAGTATTATGATCTTGATGACATCTTAGCAGATGAAGag CTTGTACCCGTGGTTTTTCTGGAAGCAGTAAACGGAATTGGTTTGGTTGATTCCACTGAAACAGTCAGG GTTGAACCCAAGTCGAAGGCCGAATTGCCGTTTTGGCTTGCGAAAGAGTTGCATCTGAGACAGGCGGTGTCTGTCAGCGTTCCTCCGTGCTATAATAACAA AACCCGGGAAGAAATTGGGGCTGATGGTGCACACGTGGACTTGAGATCTCGATGCTCATACTTTTATGAATTAGGATGTAAAATTGTGCAGTT GATTGGTGACAAGACCATTGGATCTTTACTCTTGGTTGCTTTCCAGACAAGGTATAAGGAGGTCTTGATTAAGGCACATACTGCAGCATCCGTGCTGACCCCGAAGTATTTATCACTATTaacaaaagaagaaacaaaat TGTATGATGCTGCCAAGTCGTCAGCTGTAGCGTTTAAGACTTGGCGAATGGGTGGGCCAAGATTACAGAAAGCTTCAGTTCTTGGCAGAAAGAGGAAGCCACTTGGGGAGTAA